From the Lathyrus oleraceus cultivar Zhongwan6 chromosome 4, CAAS_Psat_ZW6_1.0, whole genome shotgun sequence genome, one window contains:
- the LOC127073793 gene encoding meiotic recombination protein SPO11-1, with the protein MEGKSMKSESQPLNAILLTKIKEFTRDLLLNLSNGHSPIILLDRFRNHCILPDSNCFCSSNLPCGKQVLTLCKETHVHRLDVMLRVLLIVQKLLQENKHCSKRDIYYMHPSVFLDQSVVDRAINDICVLMQCSRHNLNVVSAGNGLVMGWIRFVEGKKVFDCISSPNTAHPIPVYVEEIKDIVNVADYILVVEKESVFQRLANDQFCNANRCIVISGRGYPDIPTRRFLRLLVENLHIPVYCLVDCDPYGFDILTTYKFGSMQMAYDTKHLRVPEISWLGAFPSDSEKYFVPKQCLLPLTAEDKRKIKAMLLRCYLQREVPQWRLELEMMLEKGVKFEIEALSVHALSFLTESYIPSKIHGQVNI; encoded by the exons atggagggaaagtcGATGAAATCGGAATCACAACCACTGAACGCGATTCTACTCACCAAAATCAaag AATTCACTCGAGATTTACTGCTGAATCTCAGCAACGGACACTCACCGATCATTCTCCTCGATCGATTCAGAAATCACTGCATCCTTCCAGATTCCAACTG TTTCTGTAGTTCCAATTTGCCGTGTGGCAAGCAGGTTCTCACACTTTGCAAGGAAACGCACGTTCACAGGCTAG ATGTCATGTTGAGAGTTCTGCTGATTGTTCAGAAGCTTTTGCAAGAGAACAAACATTGTTCCAAGAGAGATATTTATTACATGCATCCATCTGTGTTTTTGG ACCAATCAGTTGTGGATCGTGCTATTAATGATATATGTGTCCTTATGCAGTGCAGTCGCCATAACCTCAATGTG GTTTCTGCCGGGAATGG GTTAGTTATGGGCTGGATAAGATTTGTCGAAGGAAAAAAGGTATTTGACTGCATCAGTTCTCCCAACACG GCTCACCCTATTCCTGTTTATGTCGAAGAAATTAAAG ATATTGTAAATGTTGCTGACTACATATTAGTTGTTGAGAAAGAATCAG TTTTCCAGAGATTAGCAAATGACCAGTTCTGCAACGCAAACCGTTGCATTGTCATTTCT GGAAGAGGCTACCCAGATATTCCTACAAGAAG GTTTTTGCGGCTTCTGGTTGAGAATTTGCACATACCTGTTTATTGCTTGGTGGATTGTGATCCTTATGGCTTTGATATCTTAACCACTTATAAATTTGGCTCAATG CAAATGGCTTATGACACGAAACATCTTCGTGTCCCAGAGATATCCTGGCTTGGAGCTTTTCCTTCAGATTCTGAGAAATACTTTGTTCCAAAGCAGTGCCTCCTTCCTTTGACTGCTGAAG ATAAGAGAAAAATTAAAGCCATGTTGCTTAGATGCTATCTGCAAAGAGAGGTCCCACAATGGAG GTTGGAGCTCGAAATGATGTTGGAGAAAGGAGTGAAGTTTGAGATTGAAGCTTTATCTGTGCACGCACTTTCATTCTTGACAGAGTCTTATATACCATCCAAAATTCATGGTCAAGTTAACATCTAG